One region of Intestinimonas massiliensis (ex Afouda et al. 2020) genomic DNA includes:
- the pyk gene encoding pyruvate kinase, translating to MRKTKVVCTLGPAADSEEIIRQLICSGMNAARFNFSHGTHESHLAQLTKLKRVRDEMGVPVATILDTKGPEIRIKTFEKGPITLERGQDFTLTTDDVPGDGRRVSVTYQNLHEELKPGHRVLVDDGLIELSVREIRGHDILCSVDNGGPLSSNKSINIPDVHILLPSLTEKDREDLKFGAENDFDFVAASFVRKASDIRDIRECLHQYGGDDIRIIAKIENREGVDNLLDIIEVADGVMVARGDLGVEIPAHEVPILQKKMIKATIREGKPVITATQMLDSMIRNPRPTRAEVSDVANAVFDGTSCVMLSGETASGKYPVEALQTMVDTVTAAEGAIDYWGRFRERKTVPESTINDAITHTCCLTAMDLEANAILTATNSGHTARMISRYRPPCPIVAMCQTEKVRRQLAISWGVKPCLSGTVDSTDRLFSLCVECARKEGMVKPGDTVVITAGVPIGKSGSTNLIKAQIVQETL from the coding sequence ATGAGAAAGACCAAGGTCGTCTGTACCCTCGGGCCCGCGGCGGACAGCGAGGAGATCATCCGCCAGTTGATTTGTTCGGGCATGAACGCCGCCCGCTTTAATTTTTCCCACGGCACCCACGAGAGCCATCTGGCTCAACTGACCAAGCTCAAGCGAGTCCGAGACGAGATGGGGGTCCCGGTGGCCACCATTCTGGACACCAAGGGGCCGGAGATTCGCATCAAGACCTTTGAAAAGGGCCCCATTACCCTGGAGAGAGGGCAGGACTTTACCCTGACCACCGACGACGTGCCCGGTGACGGGCGGCGGGTGTCCGTCACCTACCAGAACCTCCACGAGGAGCTCAAGCCGGGCCACCGGGTGCTGGTGGACGACGGCCTCATCGAGCTGAGCGTCCGGGAGATCCGGGGCCACGACATCCTGTGCTCGGTGGACAACGGCGGCCCCCTGTCCAGCAACAAGTCCATCAACATCCCCGACGTGCACATCCTGCTGCCCTCCCTGACCGAGAAGGACCGGGAGGACCTGAAGTTCGGCGCGGAGAACGACTTTGACTTCGTGGCCGCCTCCTTCGTCCGCAAGGCCAGCGACATCCGGGACATCCGGGAGTGCCTGCACCAGTACGGCGGGGATGACATCCGCATCATCGCCAAGATCGAGAACCGGGAGGGCGTGGACAACCTGCTGGATATCATCGAGGTGGCCGACGGCGTGATGGTGGCCCGGGGCGATCTGGGGGTGGAGATCCCCGCCCATGAGGTGCCCATCCTCCAGAAGAAGATGATCAAGGCCACCATCCGGGAGGGCAAGCCGGTCATCACCGCCACCCAGATGCTGGATTCCATGATCCGCAACCCCCGTCCCACCCGGGCGGAGGTCTCCGACGTGGCCAACGCCGTGTTCGATGGCACCTCCTGCGTCATGCTCTCCGGCGAGACCGCCTCCGGCAAGTACCCGGTGGAGGCCTTGCAGACCATGGTGGACACCGTGACCGCCGCCGAGGGGGCCATCGACTACTGGGGCCGCTTCCGGGAGCGCAAGACCGTGCCCGAGAGCACCATCAACGACGCCATCACCCATACCTGCTGCCTGACCGCCATGGACCTGGAAGCCAACGCCATCCTCACCGCCACCAATTCCGGCCACACCGCCCGGATGATCTCCCGCTATCGCCCCCCCTGCCCCATCGTGGCCATGTGCCAGACCGAGAAGGTCCGGCGGCAACTGGCCATCTCCTGGGGGGTGAAGCCCTGCCTGTCCGGCACGGTGGATTCCACTGACCGGCTGTTCTCCCTGTGCGTGGAGTGCGCCCGCAAGGAGGGCATGGTGAAGCCCGGCGACACCGTGGTCATCACCGCCGGCGTGCCCATCGGCAAGAGCGGCTCCACCAACCTCATCAAAGCCCAGATCGTCCAGGAAACGCTGTGA
- a CDS encoding hemolysin family protein, with protein MPDPVWPFILCGAALFLAGALLAAAVKPFRRGLEAACNAFLRITRIRPDAGRESVSEEQLRALMDISEEKGAMEADEKEMIENVFDFNDTVAEDVMVHRTDMVMVWTGDTDEEIMETIRSSGLSRFPVYEEDADDIIGILSTRDYLLNARLDAPKPVKELLRSAYFVPESVRADVLFRDMQSKKVHMAIVVDEYGGTSGLVTMEDLLEEIVGNIYDEFDPQEDQEIVQLEDNLWRIAGSADLEDVGEALGLEFPEDEECDTLGGLVFDQLSVIPEDGAQFDVDACGLHIHVEDFSDRRVDWALVSRREPQPDPDAEK; from the coding sequence ATGCCGGACCCGGTATGGCCGTTCATACTCTGCGGCGCGGCCCTGTTTTTGGCGGGCGCCCTGCTCGCCGCCGCCGTCAAGCCCTTTCGGCGGGGGCTGGAGGCCGCCTGTAACGCCTTCCTCCGCATCACCCGCATCCGGCCCGACGCGGGCCGGGAATCGGTGTCCGAGGAGCAGCTCCGCGCGCTTATGGACATCAGCGAGGAAAAAGGCGCCATGGAGGCCGACGAAAAAGAGATGATCGAAAACGTCTTTGACTTCAACGACACTGTGGCCGAGGATGTGATGGTCCACCGCACCGATATGGTGATGGTCTGGACCGGCGACACCGACGAGGAGATCATGGAGACCATCCGGTCCTCCGGGCTGTCCCGGTTTCCGGTCTATGAGGAGGATGCCGACGACATCATCGGCATCCTCAGCACCCGGGACTATCTGCTCAACGCCCGGCTGGATGCGCCCAAGCCCGTGAAGGAGCTGCTGCGCAGCGCCTATTTCGTGCCCGAGTCGGTCCGGGCGGACGTCCTCTTCCGGGACATGCAGAGCAAAAAGGTACATATGGCCATCGTGGTGGACGAGTACGGCGGTACCTCCGGCCTGGTGACCATGGAGGACCTGTTGGAGGAGATCGTGGGCAACATCTACGACGAGTTTGACCCGCAGGAGGACCAGGAGATCGTCCAGTTGGAGGACAACCTGTGGCGGATTGCAGGCTCCGCCGACCTGGAGGACGTGGGCGAGGCCCTGGGCCTGGAGTTTCCCGAGGACGAGGAGTGCGACACGTTGGGCGGGCTGGTGTTCGACCAGCTCTCGGTGATCCCCGAGGATGGCGCCCAGTTCGATGTGGACGCCTGCGGCTTGCACATCCATGTGGAGGACTTCAGCGACCGCCGGGTGGACTGGGCCCTGGTGTCCAGGCGGGAACCGCAGCCGGACCCGGATGCGGAGAAATAA
- a CDS encoding chloride channel protein, translated as MKLSADMLRAHGLDLLDFLRRGVFAVLIGLLVGAVGVAFHFGIDLVTQLRQAHNWFILLLPVGGLAIILLYRACGMEQDRGTNLVLVAVREHEPMHLRTAPLIFLSTCITHLVGGSAGREGAALQLGASISNKIAHAMGVEPEEGRMLTVCGMAAAFSALFGTPLTAALFALEVVHVGVIQYAALVPAFLSSLVGYLLAGWMGVAPTAYAVSGLPGLAAGPLVQVIVLGGLCALLSILFCKTMHTVGRLYAQFLPDPRLRAVVGGCIMVALSLLDGGLADQVYNGAGGNLIEAAVNGNGAGVAPWAFLVKILFTTLTLGAGFRGGEIVPTFACGATFGCTVAPLLGLSPSFGGAVGVVAAFCGVTNCPLSSILLAYELFGGRGLPLFALAIAVSYRLSGYTGLYSEQQIVYSKIIPRQINKKAE; from the coding sequence ATGAAGCTGTCTGCGGACATGCTGCGCGCCCACGGGCTGGATCTTTTGGATTTTCTGCGCCGGGGTGTTTTCGCCGTTCTGATCGGCCTGCTGGTCGGAGCGGTGGGCGTGGCCTTCCACTTTGGTATCGACCTGGTCACCCAGCTCCGCCAGGCCCACAACTGGTTCATTCTGCTGCTGCCCGTCGGCGGTCTGGCCATCATTCTGCTCTACCGGGCCTGCGGCATGGAACAGGATCGGGGCACCAACCTGGTGCTGGTGGCCGTCCGGGAGCACGAGCCCATGCACCTGCGCACCGCCCCCCTCATCTTCCTGTCCACCTGTATCACCCATCTGGTGGGCGGCTCTGCGGGCCGGGAGGGGGCCGCCCTCCAGTTGGGGGCCTCCATCTCCAACAAGATCGCCCACGCCATGGGCGTGGAGCCGGAGGAGGGCCGGATGCTCACCGTCTGCGGCATGGCCGCCGCCTTCTCCGCCCTCTTCGGCACCCCCCTCACCGCCGCCCTCTTTGCGCTGGAGGTGGTCCACGTGGGGGTCATCCAGTACGCCGCCCTGGTCCCCGCCTTTCTCTCCTCCCTGGTGGGCTATCTGCTGGCGGGCTGGATGGGGGTGGCCCCTACCGCCTACGCCGTCTCCGGCCTGCCCGGCCTGGCTGCCGGACCTCTGGTCCAGGTCATCGTCCTGGGCGGTCTGTGCGCCCTGCTGTCCATCCTGTTCTGCAAGACCATGCACACCGTGGGCCGCCTCTACGCCCAGTTTTTGCCCGATCCTCGGCTCCGGGCAGTCGTGGGCGGCTGCATCATGGTGGCCCTGTCTCTGCTGGACGGCGGGCTGGCCGACCAGGTATACAACGGCGCGGGCGGCAATCTCATCGAGGCCGCCGTCAACGGGAACGGCGCAGGGGTGGCCCCCTGGGCCTTCCTGGTCAAGATCCTCTTTACCACCCTCACCCTGGGGGCGGGCTTCCGTGGGGGCGAGATTGTCCCGACCTTCGCCTGCGGGGCCACCTTCGGCTGCACCGTGGCCCCTCTGCTGGGACTGTCCCCCTCCTTCGGCGGAGCGGTGGGCGTGGTGGCTGCCTTCTGTGGCGTCACCAACTGCCCCCTGTCCTCCATCCTTCTGGCCTATGAGCTTTTCGGCGGCCGGGGCCTGCCCCTGTTCGCCCTGGCTATCGCCGTGTCCTACCGTCTGTCCGGCTATACCGGGCTGTATAGCGAGCAGCAAATCGTGTATTCTAAAATCATCCCCAGACAAATCAACAAGAAGGCGGAGTGA
- a CDS encoding amidohydrolase → MRSTLYTNGSILTMEPGPRPEALLVTDGRIAALGGAATLSALALDAERRDLAGGALLPAFLDAHSHITALAATMGLCDLSPSTSLHHMADILWTFEEDTDPPADGWILGFGYDHTALAERAHPTRQFLDAALPGRKVLLTHASGHMGVASTAALRAMGITADTPDPEGGRIGREADGRTPSGYLEETAFRLAAARVPAAPQADPLAGLRLAQQIYLSQGITLVQDGLTGAGEFQLLHAAARTGTLAVNVVGYADLKKAPELSRQSEFWQRTSRRLRLGGYKILLDGSPQGRTAWMLEPYAGGAPDDRGYPAYTDEEVTGFVRTALSEGVQLLAHCNGDAACAQFIRCCRAAQAAEDRPVRDIRPVMIHAQLVTPGQLAELKELGILPSFFAAHLWYWGDVHRENLGPRRAASISPLAAAVRLGLPFTLHQDTPVIAPNMLESIWCAVNRITRNGGVLGPEYRISAYEALKAVTVHAAWQYALEGERGSLAPGKTADLVLLDRDPTAVEPMAIRDIRVLETIREGETLYRA, encoded by the coding sequence ATGCGCAGCACCCTTTATACCAATGGCAGTATTTTGACCATGGAGCCCGGTCCCCGGCCGGAAGCCCTGCTGGTCACGGACGGGCGGATCGCCGCGCTGGGCGGGGCGGCTACCCTGTCCGCCCTGGCTCTGGATGCGGAGCGGCGGGATCTGGCGGGCGGAGCCCTGCTCCCCGCCTTTCTCGACGCCCACTCCCACATCACCGCCCTGGCCGCCACCATGGGTCTGTGCGACCTGTCCCCAAGCACCAGTCTGCACCATATGGCGGATATCCTGTGGACTTTTGAGGAGGATACGGACCCGCCCGCCGACGGCTGGATTCTGGGCTTCGGCTACGACCACACCGCCCTGGCCGAGCGGGCCCACCCCACCCGACAGTTCTTGGACGCCGCCCTACCCGGGCGGAAGGTCCTGCTCACCCACGCCTCGGGCCATATGGGGGTCGCCAGCACCGCCGCCCTGCGCGCCATGGGCATCACGGCGGACACCCCCGACCCGGAGGGAGGAAGGATCGGCCGGGAGGCCGACGGCAGAACCCCCTCCGGCTACCTGGAGGAAACTGCCTTCCGCCTGGCTGCGGCCCGGGTCCCGGCGGCTCCCCAGGCCGACCCGCTGGCCGGGCTGCGGCTGGCCCAGCAGATCTATCTGTCCCAGGGCATCACGCTGGTGCAGGACGGGCTGACCGGCGCGGGTGAGTTTCAGCTTCTCCACGCCGCCGCCCGCACCGGCACCCTGGCGGTGAACGTGGTGGGCTATGCCGACCTGAAAAAAGCCCCAGAGCTCTCTCGCCAGTCGGAGTTCTGGCAGCGGACCAGCCGTCGGCTGCGGCTGGGCGGCTACAAGATCCTTCTGGACGGCTCTCCCCAGGGCCGCACGGCCTGGATGCTGGAGCCCTACGCCGGCGGCGCGCCCGATGACCGGGGCTACCCCGCATACACCGACGAGGAGGTCACCGGCTTCGTCCGTACTGCCCTGTCAGAAGGGGTGCAGCTTCTGGCCCACTGTAACGGGGACGCGGCCTGCGCCCAGTTCATCCGCTGCTGCCGGGCTGCCCAGGCGGCGGAGGACCGCCCTGTCCGGGACATCCGTCCGGTGATGATCCACGCCCAGTTGGTCACCCCCGGCCAGTTGGCCGAGCTGAAGGAGCTGGGCATTCTCCCCTCCTTTTTCGCCGCCCACCTCTGGTACTGGGGGGATGTGCACCGGGAGAACCTCGGTCCCCGCCGGGCCGCCTCCATCAGTCCGCTGGCTGCCGCCGTCCGGCTGGGCCTGCCCTTTACCCTGCATCAGGACACCCCCGTCATCGCCCCCAATATGCTGGAGAGCATCTGGTGCGCCGTCAACCGAATTACCCGGAATGGCGGGGTGCTGGGGCCGGAGTACCGCATCTCCGCCTATGAGGCGTTGAAAGCAGTCACCGTCCACGCCGCCTGGCAGTATGCTCTGGAGGGGGAGCGGGGCTCCCTGGCCCCGGGCAAGACGGCGGACCTGGTGCTCCTGGACCGGGACCCCACGGCCGTGGAGCCCATGGCCATTCGGGACATCCGGGTGCTGGAGACCATCCGGGAGGGAGAGACCCTGTACCGAGCCTGA